In Acholeplasma equirhinis, the following proteins share a genomic window:
- a CDS encoding ABC transporter ATP-binding protein, with protein sequence MLKLKSLFKLTKGHLLGYFILFLLVIFHRFTYSYVPLFTQYLIRALNIYFDPSILGTQEVNLPRFVLDFFGSAEDIMTTVVYVAVTLIFFQALRYSLMFVENYLRGSIQENISKELRVKLYDHIQTLPYKYHNNVDTGDLIQRVTSDVETVTSFIVVQVMQLIGLVATLLSGAFQMYYINQTIMWICLAVIPFYGISSYFYFTKIEKVFNKVEEAESKMMTVIQENVSGTKVVKAFANEPFEIEKMEEKNSQYMKQTIKSNTLVALYWGSMDFVSMTQYAVITILCIFFARDGVMDGSSVIAALMLLGLLVWPIRGLGRMINEFSKAFVAIGRINTIFNEKSEFEVDGTLEPEIIGNIVFENVSFKFDDDNKYLLNNISFNINNGETVAFIGKTGSGKTTIVNLLMRMYEYKGSIKIDGIELRDIKKKYIRRQIGAVLQDPFLYSKTVFENIAITNRSATKQDIQMAAETASLEKDIHTFKQGYETKVGEKGTTLSGGQKQRVAIARVLVAQKPILIFDDALSAVDNKTDMMIRTALANKKHKSTNLIITHRITTAKEADKIVVINNGMIEAIGTHQELANKPGLYQSLWGIQGKLEQEFLELVKEGEHHA encoded by the coding sequence ATGTTGAAACTAAAATCACTATTTAAATTAACTAAAGGACATTTGCTGGGATATTTTATTCTCTTTCTTTTAGTTATCTTCCACCGCTTTACCTATTCTTATGTTCCACTATTTACACAGTATTTAATTAGAGCATTGAATATTTACTTTGATCCTTCAATCTTAGGGACACAAGAGGTCAATCTGCCAAGATTTGTTCTTGATTTCTTTGGGTCTGCTGAAGATATTATGACAACTGTTGTTTATGTTGCTGTTACATTAATATTCTTCCAAGCTTTAAGATATAGTTTAATGTTTGTTGAAAACTATTTGAGAGGGTCAATCCAAGAAAACATTTCAAAAGAATTAAGAGTTAAACTTTACGACCATATTCAAACATTACCATATAAATATCATAATAATGTTGATACAGGCGATTTAATTCAAAGAGTAACCAGTGATGTTGAAACTGTTACAAGTTTTATTGTTGTGCAAGTGATGCAATTAATTGGTTTGGTTGCAACCCTACTTTCTGGTGCATTCCAAATGTATTACATTAACCAAACAATTATGTGGATCTGTTTAGCAGTTATTCCATTTTATGGTATTTCAAGTTATTTCTACTTTACTAAGATTGAAAAAGTGTTTAATAAAGTTGAAGAAGCTGAGTCTAAGATGATGACTGTCATTCAAGAAAATGTTTCAGGTACGAAGGTTGTTAAAGCATTTGCTAATGAACCATTTGAAATTGAAAAAATGGAAGAGAAAAATAGCCAATATATGAAACAAACAATTAAATCAAATACATTGGTTGCACTCTATTGGGGATCCATGGATTTTGTCTCTATGACGCAATATGCAGTGATTACAATTCTTTGTATATTCTTTGCAAGAGATGGTGTTATGGATGGTTCATCAGTCATTGCTGCTTTAATGCTACTTGGTCTACTTGTATGGCCAATTAGAGGTTTAGGACGTATGATTAACGAGTTCTCAAAAGCCTTTGTTGCAATTGGACGTATTAACACGATCTTTAATGAAAAATCAGAATTTGAAGTTGATGGTACACTTGAACCTGAAATCATCGGTAACATTGTATTTGAAAATGTCTCATTTAAATTTGATGATGATAACAAGTATTTACTGAATAACATTTCATTTAATATTAACAATGGTGAAACAGTTGCCTTTATCGGAAAAACAGGTTCAGGTAAAACAACCATTGTAAATCTTTTAATGAGAATGTATGAATATAAAGGGTCAATTAAAATTGATGGTATTGAATTAAGAGATATTAAAAAGAAATACATTCGTCGTCAAATCGGTGCTGTTTTACAAGATCCATTCTTATATTCGAAAACAGTATTTGAAAACATTGCGATTACAAATCGTAGTGCAACTAAACAAGATATTCAAATGGCTGCAGAAACTGCTAGCTTAGAAAAAGATATTCATACCTTTAAGCAAGGTTATGAAACTAAAGTTGGAGAAAAAGGTACAACTTTATCCGGTGGTCAAAAACAAAGAGTTGCGATTGCACGTGTACTTGTTGCACAAAAACCAATACTGATTTTTGACGATGCTTTAAGTGCAGTCGATAATAAAACGGATATGATGATCCGTACTGCACTTGCAAATAAAAAACATAAATCTACAAATCTAATCATTACACACCGTATTACAACTGCTAAAGAAGCTGACAAGATTGTTGTTATTAATAACGGTATGATTGAAGCGATTGGTACACACCAAGAACTTGCAAATAAACCAGGGCTTTATCAATCACTATGGGGTATCCAAGGTAAACTTGAACAAGAATTCTTGGAACTTGTGAAAGAAGGTGAACATCATGCATGA